The following coding sequences lie in one Mycobacterium gordonae genomic window:
- a CDS encoding beta-ketoacyl [acyl carrier protein] synthase domain-containing protein — translation MSERTRHGADPVVIIGMALEAPGGVDSPESYWALLSQQREGMSPLPADRGWPIGDLLSERDGFKKIHNAGGFLAGAAAFDPGFFGITVREATTMDPQQRVALRVSWRALESSGINPDDLAGHDVGCYVGAYSTGYGPDMASFSRHSGHLITGSACGVISGRIAYLLGLAGPAITVDTSCSSALTALHVAVQALRSGDCDMALAGGVCVMGSPGFFVEFSKQHALSDDGRCRPYSARASGTVWAEGAAMYVLQRKSAALRSGRRILAEISATALNQDGRSAGLSAPSAQAQSKLFRRALGQAGLRPEEVGMVEGHGTGTRLGDRTELCSLTEVYGDAEPGSGPVLGSVKSNFGHTQAASGALGLAKLLVSAQHMTIPPTLHADQPSDEVDWENQGLRLAHDMTPWPAVGGCRHGAVSAFGISGTNAHLIVSVPEAA, via the coding sequence ATGTCTGAGCGCACTCGGCACGGGGCCGATCCGGTGGTGATCATCGGAATGGCGCTCGAGGCACCCGGCGGCGTCGACAGCCCGGAAAGTTACTGGGCGTTGCTGTCGCAGCAGCGCGAAGGCATGTCTCCGCTACCAGCCGACCGGGGTTGGCCGATCGGCGACTTGCTCAGTGAACGCGACGGTTTCAAGAAGATTCACAACGCGGGTGGATTTCTCGCCGGTGCGGCCGCATTCGACCCGGGCTTCTTCGGCATCACGGTGCGCGAGGCCACGACAATGGATCCGCAACAGCGGGTCGCGCTGCGAGTCTCGTGGCGTGCCTTGGAGAGCAGTGGCATCAACCCCGACGATCTGGCCGGCCATGACGTCGGGTGTTACGTCGGCGCCTACTCCACCGGATACGGCCCGGATATGGCGAGCTTCTCGCGGCACAGCGGTCATCTGATCACGGGGTCGGCCTGCGGTGTGATCTCCGGCCGGATCGCCTACCTGCTCGGACTCGCCGGGCCGGCCATCACCGTCGACACCTCGTGTTCGTCGGCGCTGACCGCGCTTCACGTTGCGGTGCAGGCGTTGCGCTCCGGCGACTGCGATATGGCGTTGGCCGGTGGCGTCTGCGTGATGGGCTCACCTGGATTCTTCGTCGAGTTCTCCAAACAGCACGCGCTCTCCGACGACGGACGATGCCGGCCCTACAGCGCCCGGGCCAGCGGCACCGTCTGGGCCGAGGGCGCGGCGATGTATGTGCTGCAACGCAAGTCGGCAGCGCTGCGCAGCGGGCGCCGCATCCTCGCCGAGATCAGCGCCACCGCGCTCAATCAAGACGGCCGAAGCGCCGGCCTTTCCGCGCCGTCAGCTCAGGCGCAGAGCAAGCTGTTCCGCCGCGCTTTGGGCCAAGCCGGGCTGCGGCCCGAAGAGGTGGGAATGGTGGAAGGGCACGGCACCGGAACGCGACTGGGCGACCGCACCGAATTATGTTCGCTGACTGAGGTTTACGGCGACGCCGAGCCCGGTAGCGGCCCGGTGCTGGGCTCGGTGAAGTCGAACTTCGGCCATACCCAGGCCGCGTCCGGCGCACTCGGCCTTGCCAAGCTGCTGGTATCGGCTCAACACATGACCATTCCACCCACCCTGCATGCCGACCAGCCCAGCGACGAAGTCGATTGGGAGAATCAGGGGTTGCGCCTGGCGCACGACATGACGCCGTGGCCCGCGGTCGGCGGCTGCCGCCACGGCGCTGTTTCCGCTTTCGGTATCAGCGGTACCAACGCTCATCTGATCGTCTCCGTGCCGGAGGCAGCCTGA
- a CDS encoding thioesterase II family protein has product MQRPAPTSDFAPWIKRQPGPAGRTQSGAIVVFPHAGAAASSYRTLATALAAGGDTFVVQYPRRAERLNHPAPETIHDLARELFQAGPWHRAAPLRLFGHSMGALVAFEFARIAERRGIAVHKLWVSAGPVPSSVAALPAMPTSTSELLADLARLGGTDPRLLADEEFSQLVAEAARCDYEAINRYECSERVRIRADIHAFGGRSDNRVEAGSLRQWAHHTNGSFGMSLFDGGHFFINEHTNTAANRVITDV; this is encoded by the coding sequence ATTCAGCGCCCGGCACCCACAAGCGATTTCGCGCCGTGGATCAAGCGCCAGCCCGGGCCCGCCGGTCGGACTCAGTCGGGGGCGATCGTAGTGTTCCCGCACGCCGGCGCGGCCGCATCCAGTTACCGGACATTGGCGACGGCGCTGGCTGCTGGTGGCGACACGTTCGTCGTGCAGTATCCCCGGCGGGCCGAGAGGCTCAATCATCCCGCGCCGGAGACGATTCACGACCTGGCTCGCGAACTGTTCCAGGCCGGGCCCTGGCACCGGGCGGCGCCGCTGCGGTTGTTCGGGCACAGTATGGGAGCGCTGGTCGCGTTCGAGTTCGCCCGGATCGCCGAGCGGCGCGGGATCGCCGTGCACAAGTTGTGGGTGTCCGCGGGGCCGGTGCCGTCGTCGGTGGCCGCGTTACCCGCAATGCCCACCAGCACCAGCGAACTGCTCGCCGACCTCGCCCGACTCGGCGGCACCGATCCGCGCTTGCTGGCCGACGAGGAGTTCTCGCAGCTGGTGGCCGAGGCGGCCAGGTGCGACTACGAGGCGATCAACCGCTACGAGTGCAGCGAAAGGGTGCGCATCCGCGCGGACATCCACGCCTTCGGGGGGCGCAGCGACAACCGGGTCGAAGCCGGATCCTTGCGACAGTGGGCACACCACACCAACGGCTCGTTCGGAATGTCCCTCTTCGACGGTGGACACTTCTTCATCAACGAACACACCAATACCGCCGCAAATCGCGTCATCACCGATGTGTGA
- a CDS encoding cytochrome P450 yields the protein MTSVANNVPALGLPPGPPQVIPRALQGIAFFTARRRTTQWLVRRYGGAFTLHLPVFGRLVVVTEPELAKQVYMSRADNLGAIQPNLSRLLGSGSVFGLEGPEHRRRRKLLAQPFHAANMKNFERIVELETIREIQNWPEGTEFATLPAMKAITLNVILRAVFGAEGDDFDELRRVIVPWAKLGSRLSTLPMPQRTYGRYTPWGRLAAWRNRYDVVIDRLIDRAQRRPESAEHTDILSLLLASSYDDGSVMSRKDIRDDLLTLLVAGHETTATTLAWAFERLSRQPEVLAALVAEAETSDNVLRHAAIYEVQRTRSVIDFSGRRVRDSAFELGSHLVPAGYSIVVSISQCHNNSEAFPEPESFEPQRYIEGKPSPFAWIPFGGGTRRCAGAAFAKMEMDVVLRTVLRHLEIRPVAGPAEKMRTGGLGYLPSGGGRVIVHRRAAAAT from the coding sequence ATGACCAGCGTTGCCAACAATGTTCCAGCCCTAGGGTTACCGCCGGGACCGCCGCAGGTGATTCCCCGGGCGCTGCAGGGCATTGCCTTCTTCACCGCGCGGCGACGAACCACGCAGTGGCTGGTGAGGCGATACGGCGGCGCATTCACGCTGCACCTGCCCGTCTTCGGACGGCTGGTGGTGGTCACCGAACCGGAGCTGGCCAAGCAGGTCTACATGAGTCGGGCCGACAATCTCGGTGCCATCCAGCCCAACCTGAGCCGGCTACTGGGTTCTGGCTCCGTCTTCGGCCTCGAAGGGCCCGAGCACCGGCGCCGGCGGAAGCTGCTGGCGCAGCCTTTCCATGCGGCCAACATGAAGAACTTCGAGCGGATCGTCGAGCTGGAGACGATCCGGGAGATCCAGAACTGGCCGGAGGGAACCGAGTTCGCGACCCTGCCGGCGATGAAGGCGATCACGCTGAACGTCATCCTGCGGGCGGTCTTCGGCGCCGAAGGCGACGACTTCGACGAACTGCGGCGGGTCATCGTGCCGTGGGCCAAGCTCGGATCGCGGCTGTCGACCCTGCCGATGCCACAGCGGACCTACGGGCGCTACACGCCGTGGGGCCGACTGGCCGCCTGGCGCAATAGGTACGACGTGGTCATCGACCGGCTGATCGACCGTGCACAGCGGCGACCGGAGTCGGCCGAGCACACCGACATTCTTTCGCTGCTGCTCGCCAGCTCCTACGACGACGGTTCGGTCATGTCCCGCAAGGACATCCGCGACGACCTGCTGACCCTGCTGGTTGCCGGACACGAAACCACCGCGACCACCTTGGCGTGGGCGTTCGAGCGCCTCAGCCGCCAGCCCGAGGTACTCGCCGCGCTCGTCGCCGAGGCCGAGACCTCAGACAATGTGCTGCGCCACGCGGCGATATACGAAGTGCAGCGAACCCGCTCGGTCATCGATTTCTCCGGCCGGCGGGTTCGGGATTCGGCCTTCGAGCTGGGCTCGCACCTCGTCCCGGCCGGATATTCGATCGTCGTCAGCATCTCCCAGTGCCACAACAACTCCGAGGCGTTTCCCGAACCCGAAAGCTTCGAGCCGCAACGCTACATCGAGGGCAAACCGTCCCCGTTCGCCTGGATCCCGTTCGGCGGCGGAACGCGGCGCTGTGCGGGTGCCGCGTTCGCCAAGATGGAGATGGACGTGGTGCTGCGGACAGTGCTGCGCCATTTGGAGATTCGACCGGTCGCCGGGCCGGCGGAGAAGATGCGGACCGGCGGACTCGGATACCTGCCCAGCGGCGGCGGGCGCGTCATCGTGCATCGGCGAGCGGCGGCGGCCACCTAG
- a CDS encoding MMPL/RND family transporter, with the protein MFSSRGHLRTTGIFPRLARVVVRWPWLWVVLWVVLAAALSVTLPALTQVVRERTEEILPSDAPTMVASRQMTQAFREPESQNMALVVLTDEQGLDSADEDVYRILVDRLRRDVDDVTSVHDFVATPALREVLTSKDGKAWFIPVGVAGELGSPRANEAYSRIAETAQQTVSGSRITANTTGIAATVSELAGIGERDMRVIEFATIAMVLLILFMVYRSFVTMLLPLVTIAVSLVAAQQVVSGLAGVGLGISQQTVVFMTAMMVGAGVDYSVFVISRYHENVRGGMFSDAAVASALTGIGKVIAASAATVAVTFLGMTFTRLQVFSTVGPALAISISIAFLAAVTLLPALLVIAGRRGWAAPKHDRTSRLWRRSGVHIVRRPKAHLLGSLLVLAVLAGCVPLLRSNYDARTSLPPSAQSNVGNAALDRHFPSSSSTPQYIFIQSPHDLRNTTALADLEQLAQRVSQLPDIDLVRGVTRPTGEPLEQAKLSWQAGEIGQRLSDASGRITGAGGDLDALTSGARQLADQLSAVHNQVSQAIGRITGLLNELTLMQEQLNTSRPAVNPNEVLAQADSVLTGLEASPACSTDQLCSTARGQLQRLVATRENNSGSAVPTQQLRALVSRAIQTLRALNPSRLQQQLAGLEQGANALANGSQRVATGVRSLTDQTKQLGGSLAEASELLLSMKHNASQPGMSGFYVPPQAMNSADFQAMASAFVSPDGHAVRYLVQSKLEPFDSNAMDQTRAIVNAARSAQANTSLSDASIGMTGMTPIYSEMRDYYDHDLRFIVIMTIVIVFLILALLLRALVAPLYLVATVVVSYLSALGVGVIVFQLIGGQPMAWSVPGMAFIVLVAVGADYNLLLISRIRDESSRGLRSGVIRTVGTTGGVITSAGLIFAASMFGMLFGSISTMVQAGFVIGAGLLLDTFLVRTVTVPALAVLMGNGNWWPSRHPPRAMRVPNHTHVPVVTAST; encoded by the coding sequence GTGTTCTCATCCCGTGGTCACCTTCGGACCACAGGCATATTCCCACGCCTTGCGCGAGTCGTGGTGCGTTGGCCGTGGCTATGGGTAGTTCTCTGGGTGGTGCTGGCGGCCGCCCTGTCGGTCACGCTGCCGGCGCTGACACAGGTGGTCCGCGAGCGCACCGAAGAGATCCTGCCCAGCGATGCCCCCACGATGGTGGCGAGCCGCCAGATGACGCAGGCGTTTCGCGAACCGGAGTCGCAGAACATGGCTCTGGTGGTTCTGACCGATGAACAAGGCCTCGACAGCGCCGACGAAGATGTCTACCGCATCTTGGTGGACAGGCTGCGACGCGACGTCGACGACGTCACCAGCGTGCACGATTTCGTCGCGACACCGGCGCTGCGCGAGGTACTGACCAGCAAGGACGGTAAAGCGTGGTTCATTCCGGTAGGAGTGGCAGGAGAACTGGGTTCACCACGAGCCAACGAGGCTTACTCGCGAATCGCCGAGACCGCACAGCAAACGGTCAGTGGGTCGAGGATCACCGCCAACACGACCGGGATCGCGGCCACCGTCTCAGAGCTTGCGGGTATCGGGGAGCGCGACATGCGGGTGATCGAATTCGCCACCATTGCCATGGTGCTGCTGATTCTGTTTATGGTCTATCGCAGCTTCGTCACCATGTTGCTTCCGCTGGTGACCATCGCGGTTTCCCTGGTCGCCGCTCAGCAAGTTGTTTCTGGTTTGGCCGGAGTGGGCCTGGGTATTTCGCAGCAGACGGTTGTCTTCATGACCGCGATGATGGTTGGCGCCGGCGTGGACTACTCGGTCTTCGTCATCAGCCGCTATCACGAGAATGTGCGCGGCGGCATGTTTTCCGATGCCGCCGTCGCGTCTGCGTTGACGGGCATCGGAAAGGTGATCGCGGCTTCGGCGGCAACAGTGGCGGTCACCTTCCTCGGCATGACTTTCACTCGTTTGCAGGTGTTTTCCACAGTTGGACCCGCTTTGGCTATTTCCATCTCCATCGCGTTTCTGGCTGCGGTCACACTGCTACCGGCCCTGCTCGTGATCGCCGGGCGTCGGGGCTGGGCAGCGCCGAAACACGACCGCACCAGCCGGTTGTGGCGGCGGTCCGGAGTTCACATCGTTCGCCGGCCGAAAGCCCATCTGTTGGGCAGTCTGTTGGTCCTGGCCGTGTTGGCAGGCTGCGTACCGCTATTGCGCTCGAATTACGACGCCCGCACCTCGTTGCCGCCATCAGCGCAGAGCAACGTCGGCAATGCCGCACTGGATCGCCATTTCCCCTCGAGTTCGAGTACACCGCAATACATCTTCATTCAGTCCCCACACGATCTCCGCAACACGACGGCACTCGCCGACCTGGAGCAACTGGCGCAGCGGGTCAGTCAGTTGCCTGACATCGATCTGGTCCGGGGCGTCACACGCCCGACCGGGGAACCGCTGGAGCAGGCCAAACTCAGTTGGCAGGCAGGTGAGATCGGCCAACGGCTGTCCGATGCCTCCGGCCGGATCACCGGTGCCGGCGGTGACCTCGACGCACTGACTTCCGGTGCGCGTCAGCTCGCCGATCAGCTCTCCGCCGTGCATAACCAGGTGAGCCAGGCGATCGGTCGCATCACGGGGCTGCTCAACGAACTCACACTGATGCAGGAGCAGCTCAACACTTCCCGCCCCGCCGTCAATCCCAACGAGGTTCTCGCCCAAGCGGACTCCGTGTTGACCGGTCTGGAGGCCAGCCCGGCCTGCAGCACCGACCAACTCTGCAGCACCGCGCGCGGCCAGCTGCAGCGGTTGGTCGCCACCCGCGAGAACAATTCCGGATCCGCCGTGCCAACCCAGCAGCTCCGGGCTTTGGTAAGCAGAGCCATCCAGACGCTGCGTGCCCTCAACCCGAGTCGCCTGCAGCAGCAACTCGCCGGCCTGGAACAGGGGGCGAATGCACTGGCCAACGGCAGCCAACGGGTGGCCACCGGCGTCCGCAGCTTGACCGACCAGACCAAACAGCTCGGCGGCAGCCTGGCCGAAGCGTCAGAGCTGCTGCTTTCGATGAAACACAACGCCTCACAACCGGGGATGTCCGGCTTCTACGTTCCACCGCAGGCGATGAACAGCGCCGACTTCCAGGCGATGGCGTCGGCGTTCGTCTCACCCGACGGCCATGCCGTGCGCTATCTGGTCCAGTCGAAGCTGGAGCCGTTCGACAGCAACGCGATGGACCAGACCCGGGCCATCGTCAACGCGGCCCGCAGCGCGCAAGCCAACACGTCACTGTCGGACGCGTCGATCGGCATGACAGGCATGACGCCGATCTACAGCGAGATGCGCGACTACTACGATCACGACCTGCGGTTCATCGTGATCATGACGATAGTCATCGTCTTCCTCATTCTGGCCCTGCTACTGCGGGCGCTGGTGGCGCCCCTGTATCTGGTTGCCACCGTCGTGGTTTCGTATCTATCGGCACTGGGCGTGGGCGTGATCGTCTTCCAGCTCATCGGCGGCCAACCCATGGCCTGGAGCGTGCCGGGCATGGCGTTCATCGTGTTGGTGGCTGTCGGCGCGGACTACAACCTACTGTTGATCTCCCGTATTCGTGACGAGTCGTCGCGCGGCCTGCGCTCTGGCGTCATCCGCACGGTGGGCACCACTGGGGGCGTAATCACCTCGGCGGGACTGATTTTCGCCGCATCGATGTTCGGCATGTTGTTCGGCAGCATCAGCACCATGGTCCAGGCGGGCTTCGTGATCGGTGCCGGACTCCTGCTCGACACCTTCTTGGTTCGCACCGTCACCGTGCCGGCACTGGCGGTACTGATGGGCAACGGCAATTGGTGGCCGTCCAGGCATCCGCCGCGCGCGATGCGGGTGCCGAACCACACTCACGTTCCAGTCGTAACAGCAAGCACGTAG
- a CDS encoding acyl-CoA dehydrogenase: MASNLLSRRDLDFLLFEWLRVDELPARERFAEHSRETFSALLDLCEELATRYFATHNKKNDAHEPSFDGERVSVIPEVKQALDAFAKADLLAMSMDHALGGWQLPTVVAGAGLAWFHAANVATAGYVLLSLANANLLANYGTPEQIERFVRPTLAGRFTGTMCLSEPQAGSSLADITTRAEPQDDGSYRLFGAKMWISGGDHEVAENIVHLVLAKITGAPAGTRGISLFIVPKFLVGDDGGVGERNDVVLAGLNHKMGYRGITNTALNFGEGRHQPDGRPGAVGYLVGEPHRGLSYMFHMMNEARLGVGLGAIALGYTGYLKALQYARERPQGRPVTGKDPAMPQIPIIGHADVKRMLLAQKSYVEGALALALYCARLVDIQSSPRSPEEGESAALLLDILTPVAKSWPSQWCLEANNLAIQVHGGYGYTREYDVEQHYRDNRLNPIHEGTHGIQSLDLLGRKVTQRGGASLVELTKTVAGTVSRAGALAGEPAAMAKQLDESWQRLVSVTASMFAAGDVDAALANSAVYLEAFGHLVIAWAWLEQLVAAHGRSGDFYDGKRYAARYFYNYELPKTAPQLDLLQSLDRTTLEMRDNCF; encoded by the coding sequence ATGGCGTCCAATCTGCTGTCCCGGCGTGACTTGGATTTTCTGCTGTTCGAGTGGCTGCGGGTCGACGAGCTGCCGGCCCGGGAGCGCTTTGCGGAACATTCCCGGGAAACGTTCTCGGCGCTGCTGGATCTGTGTGAAGAACTTGCCACCCGGTATTTCGCCACACATAACAAGAAGAACGACGCGCACGAGCCCAGCTTCGACGGGGAGCGGGTCAGCGTGATCCCCGAGGTGAAGCAAGCGTTGGATGCGTTCGCCAAGGCCGACCTGTTGGCGATGAGCATGGATCATGCGCTGGGTGGATGGCAGCTGCCCACCGTCGTGGCGGGCGCCGGACTGGCGTGGTTTCACGCTGCCAACGTGGCGACGGCCGGTTATGTGCTGTTGAGCCTGGCGAACGCGAATCTCCTGGCGAACTACGGGACTCCCGAACAGATCGAGCGCTTCGTCAGGCCGACCCTCGCCGGTCGCTTCACCGGCACCATGTGTCTCTCGGAGCCGCAAGCGGGGTCGTCGTTGGCCGACATCACTACCCGCGCCGAACCCCAGGACGACGGTAGCTATCGCCTGTTCGGAGCCAAGATGTGGATCTCCGGCGGTGATCACGAAGTGGCAGAGAACATCGTGCACCTGGTGCTGGCCAAGATCACCGGCGCACCGGCGGGCACCCGGGGCATTTCGTTGTTCATCGTGCCGAAGTTCCTGGTCGGGGACGACGGCGGTGTCGGCGAACGCAATGACGTCGTGCTGGCCGGCCTCAACCACAAGATGGGATATCGCGGCATAACCAACACCGCATTGAATTTCGGGGAAGGCCGGCATCAGCCCGACGGTCGGCCGGGGGCGGTCGGCTATCTGGTCGGTGAACCGCACCGGGGCCTTTCGTACATGTTCCACATGATGAACGAGGCGCGGCTGGGCGTCGGGCTAGGGGCGATCGCCCTGGGTTACACCGGCTATCTCAAGGCGCTGCAGTATGCGCGTGAGCGGCCGCAGGGCCGGCCGGTGACCGGCAAGGACCCTGCCATGCCTCAAATTCCGATCATCGGGCATGCGGACGTCAAACGAATGTTGTTGGCGCAGAAGTCTTACGTTGAGGGCGCTCTCGCGCTGGCCCTGTACTGCGCCCGGCTCGTCGATATCCAAAGCAGTCCCCGGTCTCCCGAGGAGGGCGAATCCGCTGCGCTGCTGCTGGATATCCTCACCCCGGTGGCGAAAAGCTGGCCGTCGCAGTGGTGTCTGGAAGCCAACAATCTGGCGATCCAGGTGCATGGCGGCTACGGTTACACGCGCGAATACGACGTGGAGCAGCACTACCGCGACAACAGGCTCAACCCCATCCACGAGGGCACCCATGGGATTCAGAGCCTGGATCTATTGGGCCGCAAGGTAACCCAGCGCGGCGGTGCCAGCCTGGTGGAGTTGACGAAAACCGTTGCCGGCACCGTGTCGCGTGCGGGCGCGCTCGCGGGCGAGCCCGCCGCGATGGCGAAACAACTCGATGAATCCTGGCAGCGGCTGGTCAGCGTTACGGCCTCGATGTTTGCAGCCGGTGACGTCGACGCCGCGCTGGCCAACAGCGCCGTATATCTGGAAGCATTCGGCCATCTCGTCATCGCCTGGGCGTGGCTGGAGCAGCTTGTCGCTGCGCACGGCCGCTCCGGTGACTTCTACGACGGCAAACGCTACGCCGCGCGGTACTTCTACAACTACGAACTACCGAAAACCGCTCCGCAACTTGATCTTCTGCAAAGCCTGGACCGGACCACCTTGGAGATGCGCGACAATTGCTTCTGA